A stretch of Crossiella cryophila DNA encodes these proteins:
- the cobO gene encoding cob(I)yrinic acid a,c-diamide adenosyltransferase, whose translation MPQGQPTSVPADGMTTRQRRNRPLLVVHTGEMKGKSTAAFGMALRGWNQGWSIGVFQFVKSAKWKVGEEEAFRALGRLHEQTGEGGEVEWHKMGEGWSWSRKKGTETDHAEAAREGWREIARRIGEARHGMYVLDEFTYPMHWGWIDVEEVVATLRDRPGHQHVIITGRYAPPALLEAADLVAEMSKVKHPMDAGQKGQRGIEW comes from the coding sequence ATGCCGCAAGGACAACCGACCAGTGTGCCCGCCGACGGGATGACCACCAGGCAGCGCCGCAACCGGCCGCTGCTGGTGGTGCACACCGGCGAGATGAAGGGCAAGTCCACCGCCGCCTTCGGCATGGCGCTGCGTGGCTGGAACCAGGGCTGGTCCATCGGCGTGTTCCAGTTCGTCAAGTCCGCCAAGTGGAAGGTCGGCGAGGAGGAGGCGTTCCGCGCGCTCGGCAGGCTGCACGAGCAGACCGGCGAGGGCGGCGAGGTCGAGTGGCACAAGATGGGCGAGGGCTGGTCCTGGAGCCGGAAGAAGGGCACCGAGACCGACCACGCCGAGGCCGCCCGCGAGGGCTGGCGGGAGATCGCCCGCCGCATCGGTGAGGCGCGGCACGGCATGTACGTGCTGGACGAGTTCACCTACCCGATGCACTGGGGCTGGATCGACGTCGAGGAGGTCGTGGCCACCCTGCGCGACCGGCCAGGCCACCAGCACGTGATCATCACCGGCCGCTATGCCCCGCCCGCGCTGCTGGAGGCCGCCGACCTGGTCGCCGAGATGTCCAAGGTCAAGCACCCGATGGACGCCGGGCAGAAGGGCCAGCGGGGGATCGAGTGGTAG
- a CDS encoding putative cobaltochelatase: MTVGYPFSAVVGHPDLRLALLLNAVHPGIGGVLVRGEKGTAKSTIVRGLAALLPPVAVVEHCRFACDPARPDPGCPDAPHDGAATSRPARLVELPVGATEDRLVGSLDLERALTEGVRAYQPGLLAGAHRGVLYVDEVNLLHDHLVDLLLDAAAMGRAHVEREGVSISHAASFLLVGTMNPEEGELRPQLLDRFGLTVTVLAARDTDTRTEVVRRRLAYEADPAGFAASWTPDDEDLAARIATARAALAAVTLPDVELRRIAALCAAFEVDGMRADLVVARTALAHAAWRGAEAVAASDVEVAARLALPHRKRRDPFDEPGLEEEQLQQALSAAAEEAEPPRPEPEDDPDGPGGGQDHGENSAPPQGEQQSTSDGERSGPDQPRPSGSGSGEQAPATPAPAFRARLLQVPGLGEGAPGRRSRSRSEFGRVVRASTVDGHGLHLSATVAAAAPHQSTRGRTGPGLLLRGEDVRRAVREGKEGNLVLFAVDASGSMAARKRMSAVSGAVLSLLRDAYQRRDKVGLVTFRGNSAELTLPPTSSVDAAAARLKRLRTGGRTPLADGLLRARKTLAAERLRDPRRRPLLVVVTDGRATVGVHGDPVRDALRAAALLAADGVAAIVVDCEHGLVRLGLAARLAIALGANCLTLDELSADRVAGVVRAARAA; encoded by the coding sequence ATGACCGTCGGCTACCCGTTCTCCGCTGTGGTCGGACACCCCGATCTCCGGCTCGCCCTGCTGCTCAACGCGGTGCACCCGGGGATCGGCGGGGTGCTGGTCCGGGGTGAGAAGGGCACCGCCAAGTCGACCATCGTGCGGGGCCTGGCCGCGTTGCTGCCCCCGGTCGCCGTGGTCGAGCACTGCCGCTTCGCCTGCGACCCGGCCCGCCCCGACCCCGGCTGCCCGGACGCCCCGCACGACGGCGCGGCCACCAGCCGCCCGGCCCGGCTGGTCGAACTCCCGGTCGGCGCCACCGAGGACCGCCTGGTCGGCTCGCTCGACCTGGAACGCGCGCTCACCGAGGGCGTGCGCGCCTACCAGCCCGGCCTGCTCGCCGGCGCGCACCGCGGCGTGCTGTACGTGGACGAGGTCAACCTGCTGCACGACCACCTGGTCGACCTGCTGCTCGACGCCGCCGCCATGGGCCGCGCGCACGTCGAGCGTGAAGGCGTGTCCATCTCGCACGCGGCGAGCTTCCTGCTGGTCGGCACGATGAACCCGGAGGAGGGCGAACTCCGGCCGCAGCTGCTCGACCGGTTCGGCCTGACCGTCACCGTGCTCGCCGCCCGCGACACCGACACCCGCACCGAGGTCGTCCGCCGCCGCCTGGCCTACGAGGCCGACCCGGCCGGTTTCGCCGCCAGCTGGACCCCGGACGACGAGGACCTGGCCGCCCGCATCGCCACCGCCCGCGCCGCACTGGCCGCGGTGACCCTGCCCGATGTCGAACTGCGCCGGATCGCCGCGCTGTGCGCCGCCTTCGAGGTCGACGGCATGCGCGCGGACCTGGTGGTGGCCCGCACCGCGCTCGCACACGCCGCCTGGCGCGGCGCCGAGGCGGTGGCGGCGAGCGATGTCGAGGTCGCGGCCCGGCTCGCGCTGCCGCACCGCAAGCGCCGCGACCCCTTCGACGAGCCCGGCCTGGAGGAGGAGCAGCTCCAGCAGGCCCTCTCCGCCGCCGCCGAGGAGGCCGAACCACCGCGACCCGAGCCGGAGGACGACCCGGACGGCCCCGGCGGCGGCCAGGACCACGGCGAGAACTCCGCCCCGCCGCAGGGCGAGCAACAGTCCACTTCGGACGGTGAGCGGTCCGGCCCCGATCAGCCGAGGCCGAGCGGTTCCGGCAGCGGCGAACAGGCCCCCGCCACCCCAGCGCCCGCCTTCCGCGCCCGGCTGCTCCAGGTCCCCGGCCTGGGCGAGGGCGCGCCCGGACGGCGTTCCCGGTCCCGGTCGGAGTTCGGCCGGGTGGTCCGCGCGTCCACAGTGGACGGACACGGGCTGCACCTGTCGGCCACCGTGGCCGCGGCCGCCCCGCACCAGTCCACCCGCGGCCGCACCGGCCCCGGCCTGCTGCTGCGCGGCGAGGACGTGCGGCGCGCGGTCCGCGAGGGCAAGGAGGGCAACCTGGTGCTCTTCGCGGTGGACGCCTCCGGCTCGATGGCCGCCCGCAAGCGGATGTCCGCGGTCAGCGGCGCGGTGCTGTCCCTGCTGCGCGATGCCTACCAGCGGCGGGACAAGGTCGGCCTGGTCACCTTCCGCGGCAACAGCGCCGAGCTGACCCTGCCGCCGACCTCCTCGGTGGACGCGGCCGCCGCCCGGCTCAAACGGCTGCGCACCGGCGGCCGCACCCCGCTGGCGGACGGCCTGCTGCGCGCCCGCAAGACCCTGGCCGCCGAACGCCTGCGGGACCCGCGCCGCCGCCCGCTGCTGGTCGTGGTCACCGACGGCCGCGCCACCGTCGGCGTGCACGGCGACCCGGTCCGCGACGCCCTGCGCGCCGCCGCCCTGCTCGCCGCCGACGGCGTGGCCGCGATCGTGGTGGACTGCGAACACGGCCTGGTCCGCCTCGGCCTGGCCGCCCGCCTGGCCATCGCCCTCGGCGCGAACTGCCTGACCCTGGACGAGTTGTCCGCCGACCGGGTGGCCGGCGTGGTGCGCGCCGCCCGCGCGGCCTGA
- a CDS encoding TetR/AcrR family transcriptional regulator, producing the protein MAERADAARNRQAILAAAERLIIERGPDAVTMDEIALAAGVGKGTLFRRFGDRCGLLRELLDQYRGEVTDKVDTACADTADPVDRLLAYLGVLFDESQRLRPLVAALEAEATPGSCCRSAAGRHRVLAEWITRANPARAGSADFLAHALLAAMRAELVRHLTEDLGTPLARVRADLLALARASVISETVATA; encoded by the coding sequence GTGGCCGAGCGTGCCGACGCCGCCCGCAACCGCCAGGCGATCCTCGCCGCGGCCGAGCGGCTGATCATCGAGCGCGGCCCGGACGCGGTCACCATGGACGAGATCGCGCTGGCCGCCGGGGTCGGCAAGGGCACGCTGTTCCGCCGCTTCGGCGACCGCTGCGGACTCCTCCGCGAACTCCTCGACCAGTACCGGGGCGAGGTGACCGACAAGGTGGACACGGCCTGCGCGGACACGGCGGATCCGGTGGACCGGCTGCTCGCCTACCTCGGCGTGCTCTTCGACGAGTCCCAGCGCCTGCGCCCGCTGGTCGCCGCCCTGGAGGCGGAGGCGACGCCCGGCTCCTGCTGCCGCTCCGCCGCCGGACGGCACCGCGTGCTCGCCGAGTGGATCACCCGGGCCAACCCGGCCCGTGCGGGCTCGGCGGACTTCCTCGCGCACGCGCTGCTCGCCGCGATGCGCGCCGAGCTGGTGCGGCACCTCACCGAGGACCTGGGCACGCCGCTGGCCCGGGTGCGCGCCGACCTGCTCGCGCTGGCCAGGGCAAGCGTGATCAGCGAGACGGTCGCGACCGCCTGA